The following nucleotide sequence is from Phycisphaerae bacterium.
TGACCAGCATGTTCGGCAAACTCAGGGCCGGACCTGCCAGGAGGAGCGCCAGGGCCGGTCCCTTGCCCATGCCGGAGCCCATGAGCCCCCGCAGGATCGGCACCTCGGTCAGCGTCGCGAAGTACATGAACGCGCCGACGATCGCCGCAAAGAAGTTGGCCCAGAGCGAATTACCGCCCACCAGACGCGCCACCCAGGCGTCGGGAATCATGCCCTCTTCACCCGGCCGACCCAGCAGAAAGCCCGCCACCAACACGCCGAACAACAACAGCGGAGTGATCTGCTTCGTGAAAGTCCACGATTGATAGAACCATTCGCCGGACGGATCGTCCCGGCCGGCCAGAATGACCGACAGGCCGACCACCGCCACGGCAAAGGGAATCATGGCTTCCCATGGAAGATGATGACCGCCGGCGGAAGCATGAATGGCAGGTGCGATCCAGGAAGTGCTGACCAGCCAGGCGGCAACCGTTGCCGCTGCCACCGCAGCCAGCTTCCACCATTTGATGTTGAACCAGACACCGAGAATGAGAGCCAAGGCAACGGCGAAAACCGAAGTGATCAGCCACTTGCCGGACCACACCCCATGCCAGAAACCCGAGGTCACATCCGGCTTGCCCCAGTTGGCGAACACCAGGATGCCGACCATGGCACCAAAGTACAAAACGTTCTGCCACAAGGGCCGATCGACCTGCGGTTCCGGCATCGCTATGGCCGCATCCGCCTTGGCCGTCTCCTCTCTGCGGTAAATCAGGTGCATGATCAGACCGATCACAATGCTGAAGAGAATCGCCCCGACGGTACGGGCAATACCGATCTCAAGGCCCAGAATGCGGGCCGTCAGGATGATGGCCAATACGTTGATGGCCGGACCCGAATAGAGGAATGCCGTCGCCGGACCAAGACCTGCTCCCATCCGCCAGATCCCCGCAAACAGCGGTAGCACCGTACACGAACAAACCGCCAGAATCGTGCCGCTTACAGACGCCACGCCATAGGCCAGCACCTTGGGCGCTTTGGGGCCCAGGTACTTCATGACCGACGCCTGACTGACGAAAACAGCAATCGCTCCGGCAATGAAGAAAGCGGGGATCAGGCAGAGCAGGACGTGCTCCTGGGCATACCATTTGGTCAGTGCCAGGGCTTCAAACACGGCCTTGCTGAATCGCGGCCAGTCCACCGGCATCGCGAAGCAGGCCGCGAAAACGA
It contains:
- a CDS encoding permease, whose amino-acid sequence is MITDWKSESRKLMWGIVVFAACFAMPVDWPRFSKAVFEALALTKWYAQEHVLLCLIPAFFIAGAIAVFVSQASVMKYLGPKAPKVLAYGVASVSGTILAVCSCTVLPLFAGIWRMGAGLGPATAFLYSGPAINVLAIILTARILGLEIGIARTVGAILFSIVIGLIMHLIYRREETAKADAAIAMPEPQVDRPLWQNVLYFGAMVGILVFANWGKPDVTSGFWHGVWSGKWLITSVFAVALALILGVWFNIKWWKLAAVAAATVAAWLVSTSWIAPAIHASAGGHHLPWEAMIPFAVAVVGLSVILAGRDDPSGEWFYQSWTFTKQITPLLLFGVLVAGFLLGRPGEEGMIPDAWVARLVGGNSLWANFFAAIVGAFMYFATLTEVPILRGLMGSGMGKGPALALLLAGPALSLPNMLVIRSIMGTQKTIVFVSLVVVMATISGMVFGAMP